Proteins encoded within one genomic window of Humulus lupulus chromosome 1, drHumLupu1.1, whole genome shotgun sequence:
- the LOC133798285 gene encoding uncharacterized protein LOC133798285 isoform X3: MEFVVEEDKHLDKDCSTLILPALSIGNVGQLAMDLLVSTMKAERVGYLDTPFVLPCVGNDAYGPVPQGQLALPLEVYDSPSNGVTLLQQRSPVVKGMMIEFAKNLAEFAAASGKKHVIVLSSLDFGRWQRIDMSSGSQVHYLSNIHKVGKDDCCEKIGWKVLEEYNPDQRRWKYLSDIAEGSSVHEDDFPFEDEQENEEDYYPSLPFAALYSCFKELFSGRTIGGARIYGGLYFFENR; encoded by the exons ATGGAATTCGTTGTTGAAGAAGACAAACACCTTGATAAAGATTGTTCCACTTTAATTCTG ccGGCATTGTCAATTGGAAATGTGGGGCAGTTAGCTATGGATCTTTTAGTTTCAACCATGAAAGCAGAGAGAGTTGGATATTTGGATACTCCTTTTGTTCTTCCTTGTGTGGGAAATGATGCATATGGGCCTGTACCTCAAGGCCAGCTCGCTCTACCTCTTGAAG TTTATGACTCGCCATCTAACGGTGTGACTCTTCTCCAACAAAGGTCCCCAGTTGTCAAG GGGATGATGATTGAATTTGCTAAAAACTTGGCTGAGTTTGCTGCTGCTAGTGGAAAGAAGCATGTTATTGTGCTGTCTAGCTTGGATTTCGGGAGGTGGCAGAGAATTGATATGTCAAG TGGTTCGCAGGTCCATTACCTATCCAACATCCACAAGGTTGGAAAAGATGATTGCTGTGAGAAAATTGGGTGGAAAGTACTAGAAGAATATAATCCTGACCAGAGGAGATGGAAATATCTGAGTGATATAGCAGAGGGCAGTTCTGTGCATGAAGATGACTTTCCTTTTGAAGATgaacaagaaaatgaagaagattaCTACCCAAGCTTGCCTTTTGCAGCACTTTATTCCTGTTTCAAG GAACTATTCTCGGGGAGGACCATTGGCGGTGCTAGGATTTATGGCGGACTTTATTTCTTTGAAAATCGTTAA